The DNA sequence GTAAAATTTGTGTAAATTAGAAAAGATATTATTGTAAAGAGGTTATATTTTAGTAAATATTGatataataattttgaattttaatatttaattaaaagtGACTATTATATATCTTTAATATATGAATTTTATTATATAGCAATATTAAGTATAGAATATCAACATTTAGaggttatttttttaaaaaaaaaagtaCTATAAAAAATTACAATTTTAAGTAAAATAGCTAATATAATGTATTATTTATCCGATAAATAGTAATTGATGAATTGATGTAGTTGTATAAAAACTTAGAAAAAATTTGATTTCACATAAACAGTAATCAACTCTATCAATTCATGAAAAATTGATGCTCTAAACGGGTGTGCATATGCTCTAACAAGCTTTAATCCAAACAAGCTCAAATAGATTGCTCGACTTCAGAACTAGAAGTAACAATGAACACAGAATAAAAGAACCAAACTACACATACATAGGAGGAAATTATACTATGAAACAGATGTAAATTACTTCAATGAGCATCAATTAGTTGTTCTGTAACAATCAAAACAAACTACTCAAACACTACAGAACTATCATCATCACTAGATATATTATTCATTTCATAATCAACACCTTcaacaaactacatatcaaaaagTTTCAATAACCATTAGCCACTTATTTTAAAACAAACCTAAGAATTTAAACAAACTCGAAAACGACatcgaagaactagcctcatcATCATCACTAGCTATATTAATATTCTCATTCTCAACATCTTCAACCAAGTACATATCCACCATTTCGATTACAGATTTCGCAGACAACGGATGAAAATCACCACCCCATTCCGCAACAAACTCATTAACCAACCCCAACTTGTCCTGTTCATTCAAACTCTTCCATTTCTTCATCACTTCACTTTCTTGCATATCCAAGTGTTTACACATCTCTCTGAACAAAATTTCAGCACTTTTCTTCATAGCTTCCTCTTTTTTCTTCACTGCTTCCTCTTTTTTGGCCAAATGGGTCTTCAATTTCTCGATTTCTGAAGCTAAATCTGATGCGAGTTCAGCATCACTGTTCATTTTCTTGGCGAGAGTCTTGGTGGGGGTGTGGGAAAAGTGGGTGGATGATGAAGGGGTGAAAAGGGGTTGAGTTTTGGGGGAAAATAAAGAGGCCCATGTTGAGATTTGAGCGTTTGATTCATGGGTTTTGAGAAATTTGAAGGTCGATGATGGGGAAGAATTGAGGGGGTTGATTGAAAACATGAGGAGCTCTGTATTCTGCAAATCGAAGGGTTTAGAATGAATGTGGCATGGGAATTCACTTTAGGATTTTTTCGGTATAATTACATAgaataaatagaattaaatcatttatatttaatttaaattcgtcTCATTCTCATAAGCTAAATATAGGCATGTAGTAGAGTTTCGATACAtgaataattttaataatttaatatatttatcaATTTCAAcattaaagaatataaaaatatactTCTAAATTTAAAATTGAACAATCTAtagatattatttttaaaatattaaactTACTTACTTTATTTTCAGTAAAATGGAAGGGATTACCCGGCTAGATTGTCAAAAATATCATTGTGTACTAGTTAAATCATTTAATAAGGTTGAGACgaaaaaaaaatattatcttaCACTGTCCGTATTATATTGTAaatagagaaaaatattattttgtcaagattaatattttattattatcttatcaaaattattattttatcgtGCATGATCTGTACTTGATTCCACAAAGCTTGCAATTGAACTATGATTGAATGCGAAGGTGATATGGAGTCATCTTGAATGATTTTGTTAAAAGAAACTTATTTTACAATAGTAGTGGTAAATTGCAATCATCAAACATTTTTTCTAGTTACTTTATGATGTTCAAGGGAAATTAACATTTTGTCTTATCAGTTGATTGTTAATGAAAAATAGTTATAGTCATGTTTAATTTCAAATATAGATTTAATTATCTATTTATACTCTCTTTTTACATTCTATGCATTGTTCAAGATAGTATTTAAATTTAGTTCTGTATTACGGTCATAGAACCAAATTTAGCTATACGCTTATGCGGAACTTATTCCCGTAATACTGACATACTAATTAATCACTCCATTTCATATTATATTATTTTGACTAATTTATAGCCAATTTCATAATATAAGATGGAGGAAGTACTGTAGGTCTAGACTTTTCGATCAAAGAAAATTTAAAGTAGCAAAAAAGTTTGTAGATATCCTTTTGTATTTATGGAACTGATAGTAGTACAAAAGGACACATTCCTGTAAAGAAATAGGAGTATCGTATCATTGTATACCAATCCTCAAGAACTACAATGCAGAAATGTCATCACATATACCAAATCTTTTCAATAATTTGACTACCAGATGAAACTTGGTCATGACGAAAATTCATAAATTTACAGCTTTATAGTTTCAAATAAGCAAATGTCTCCTCTCCTTTCTGTTTCTGTAGATACCATCAGGATTCAGGTATATCGTGTTGATAAGATGTTAATTATACAGAGGAAAGAGTAACAGAACCGCAGATCTCTTCCACATCAAATATGGCTACAACAACAGAGTTCTGAACGGTATGCTTAGACCTCTGTATGAGGCTATGAGCAAACGTCTACATCACAGGGTCTTCTCTGATCAACAATTCTGTAAAAGCCGGAAGAATTCAAAAATCTAAACCTCGACCAAAAATTGGACTACACTCGTCATCTTGTCTCTAAGCTATCATGAATAAGTTGTGACAAAATATCAACCCACGTGTCAGGAACACCGGGTAAGCACCAGTGCATGCAGTCCTGACCCCAAACTGCTACAGCATCTTTTTTTCCCAACCAAATGGCTGGATGAGCATCTGCTCTAAGCTCGCTCAAGTGAGTAAAATCAAGTACTCGAATATTTGTGCCTTGAATTGCCTCTCGAATCAATCTATTAAATTGCCTTGCTTCTTTATTCACTCCATTCACACTGGGGTCAAACCATGAGTCAAGCTGGAACTCACCAAACAAAGGAAATGGGTCAAAATTGTTCTTCATACTTAAAAACTATAATTTAGATAAC is a window from the Apium graveolens cultivar Ventura chromosome 1, ASM990537v1, whole genome shotgun sequence genome containing:
- the LOC141701024 gene encoding uncharacterized protein LOC141701024, which translates into the protein MNSDAELASDLASEIEKLKTHLAKKEEAVKKKEEAMKKSAEILFREMCKHLDMQESEVMKKWKSLNEQDKLGLVNEFVAEWGGDFHPLSAKSVIEMVDMYLVEDVENENINIASDDDEASSSMSFSSLFKFLGSEIEQSIRVYMD